The following are from one region of the Gemmatimonadaceae bacterium genome:
- a CDS encoding RpiB/LacA/LacB family sugar-phosphate isomerase: protein MTARTGPTDQSDGGGEERGRPSTAAQASETILIAADHAGFEEKEVLKRELTKLGFTPEDLGAPSCISDDDYPDYAHPLARKISRGEAKRGILLCGSGIGVDIVANRYPHVRAALSWMPEIAELSRRHNDSNVLVIPSRFVSMEQAVEMMKRWLETPFDGGRHMRRVEKIDDLEGEGEGE, encoded by the coding sequence ATGACTGCGCGCACCGGCCCAACTGATCAGAGCGACGGTGGCGGAGAGGAGCGAGGCCGTCCCTCGACAGCAGCGCAAGCGAGTGAAACGATTCTTATCGCGGCCGACCACGCCGGCTTCGAGGAAAAGGAGGTTTTGAAGCGCGAGCTCACGAAGCTCGGGTTCACGCCCGAGGACCTCGGCGCTCCGTCCTGCATCTCCGATGACGACTATCCGGATTACGCACATCCGCTCGCGCGCAAGATCTCCCGCGGCGAGGCGAAGCGCGGTATTCTGCTGTGTGGCAGTGGCATTGGAGTGGATATCGTCGCCAACCGGTATCCGCATGTGCGAGCGGCACTGTCGTGGATGCCTGAGATTGCCGAGCTTTCAAGACGTCACAATGACTCGAACGTTCTGGTGATACCTTCGCGTTTCGTTTCCATGGAGCAGGCAGTCGAAATGATGAAGCGGTGGCTCGAGACACCGTTCGATGGCGGCAGGCATATGCGACGCGTCGAGAAGATCGACGATCTGGAAGGAGAGGGAGAAGGAGAGTGA
- a CDS encoding Glu/Leu/Phe/Val dehydrogenase: MELFDKLAEMGHEEIAMGSDPESGYRGIVAIHSTRLGPALGGTRFWSYATDEEAITDALRLSRGMTYKNAVAGLNLGGGKSVIIGDNRTTSREAIFRAHGRLVESLGGKYITAEDVGTSTSDMDFVHMETNHVAGLAGKSGDPSPVTAHGVFRAIQASAKERWGSDDLTGKTVALQGCGSVGRYLALELHEAGAKLVVTDIDPERAKRVAAETGATIVEPEAIYGVAADIFAPCALGGIINDETVPVLEVEIVAGGANNQLLEERHGDALEQRGILYAPDYVANAGGVINVYSEVAGWDSEHALSKADEIYDTVLGVFEIAKTDGIHSYEAADRLAERRLRNATRT, from the coding sequence ATGGAACTATTCGACAAGCTCGCCGAGATGGGCCACGAGGAGATTGCAATGGGCAGCGATCCGGAATCCGGTTATCGCGGCATCGTTGCAATTCACAGCACGCGACTTGGACCCGCTCTCGGGGGAACGCGGTTCTGGAGTTACGCGACGGACGAGGAGGCGATCACCGACGCGCTCAGGCTCTCCCGCGGAATGACATACAAGAACGCTGTCGCCGGTTTGAACCTTGGCGGCGGCAAGTCCGTCATCATCGGCGACAATCGAACGACGAGCCGTGAAGCAATTTTCCGCGCTCACGGACGCCTCGTGGAAAGTCTTGGCGGCAAATACATAACTGCGGAAGACGTTGGTACTTCGACCTCTGACATGGACTTCGTCCACATGGAGACCAATCACGTCGCAGGCCTTGCAGGAAAATCCGGCGATCCATCACCGGTTACCGCGCACGGCGTGTTTCGCGCGATCCAGGCCTCGGCAAAGGAGCGGTGGGGCTCGGACGACCTTACAGGCAAGACTGTCGCACTTCAGGGTTGCGGCAGCGTCGGTCGATATCTCGCGCTAGAGCTGCACGAGGCTGGGGCGAAGCTCGTGGTCACTGACATCGATCCCGAGCGAGCGAAGCGTGTCGCCGCCGAGACCGGGGCGACGATAGTGGAGCCCGAAGCGATCTATGGTGTTGCAGCGGATATCTTTGCGCCCTGCGCGCTGGGCGGGATCATCAACGATGAGACGGTCCCGGTGCTCGAGGTCGAGATCGTCGCCGGTGGTGCGAACAATCAGCTCCTGGAGGAGCGGCACGGCGACGCGCTCGAGCAGCGCGGAATTCTGTACGCGCCGGACTATGTCGCGAATGCGGGGGGAGTGATCAACGTGTACAGCGAAGTGGCCGGCTGGGATTCCGAGCATGCGCTCAGCAAAGCCGACGAGATTTACGACACCGTGCTCGGCGTCTTCGAGATCGCAAAGACAGATGGCATCCACTCGTATGAGGCGGCGGATCGATTGGCCGAGCGCCGGCTCCGAAACGCAACCAGGACATGA
- a CDS encoding acyl-CoA dehydrogenase family protein, translating into MTWLLHDLTEEQREIQGLARDFAQREIAPYAAELDHESRFDPSIVKKLGEVGFLGMLLPEEYEGLGLETSTYLIALEEIAAVDASTAVLMSVHNSLPTQMILRFGSTAQKDRFLPPMARGELLGAFALSEPEAGSDAAALTTQALRDGDDWILTGTKSWVTSGSHADVIIAMARTDTREERKGARGIGAFIVTPDLAGFHVGKKEDKLGLRSSPTVQLNFDGMRVPAANVLGDPHLGFVYAMKSLDAGRLGIAAQAIGIARAALEASTAYAAERRQFDAPIRDFQAIQFKLADMSTRISAGRALLHLAAQAKDRGANVKQACSMAKLFASETAMFCANQAVQIFGGYGYVKDYPVERYFRDAKVTEIYEGTSEIQRIVIARELYAHD; encoded by the coding sequence GTGACCTGGCTTCTGCACGACCTGACCGAGGAGCAGCGCGAGATTCAGGGTCTCGCGCGCGATTTCGCGCAGCGTGAGATCGCGCCGTACGCCGCCGAGCTCGATCACGAGTCCCGGTTCGACCCGTCGATCGTGAAGAAGCTGGGCGAGGTTGGCTTCCTCGGAATGCTTCTTCCCGAAGAATACGAAGGGCTCGGGCTCGAGACCTCGACATATCTGATTGCTCTCGAAGAGATCGCGGCGGTGGATGCTTCCACCGCCGTTCTCATGAGCGTGCACAACTCTCTTCCGACGCAGATGATTCTGCGTTTCGGGAGCACCGCGCAGAAAGATCGGTTCCTCCCTCCGATGGCGCGCGGCGAATTGCTCGGCGCGTTCGCGCTTTCCGAGCCTGAAGCGGGCTCGGACGCTGCCGCGCTCACCACGCAGGCTCTGCGCGACGGAGACGACTGGATCCTCACGGGCACGAAGAGCTGGGTCACGAGCGGCAGCCATGCCGATGTCATCATTGCAATGGCGCGGACGGATACGCGCGAGGAGAGAAAGGGCGCGCGGGGAATCGGGGCGTTCATTGTCACTCCCGATCTCGCTGGATTTCACGTCGGGAAAAAGGAGGACAAGCTGGGTTTGCGCTCGTCGCCGACTGTCCAGCTGAATTTCGACGGCATGCGTGTTCCCGCCGCGAACGTGCTCGGGGACCCGCACCTCGGGTTCGTGTACGCGATGAAATCACTTGACGCGGGAAGACTCGGCATCGCCGCTCAGGCGATTGGAATTGCGCGCGCGGCGCTGGAGGCTTCGACTGCCTACGCCGCGGAGCGCCGGCAGTTCGATGCGCCGATCCGGGACTTTCAGGCGATTCAGTTCAAGCTCGCCGACATGTCGACGCGAATCAGCGCGGGGCGGGCACTGCTTCACCTCGCCGCGCAGGCGAAGGATCGCGGCGCGAACGTGAAGCAGGCGTGCTCGATGGCCAAGCTGTTCGCGAGCGAGACGGCGATGTTCTGCGCCAATCAGGCAGTGCAGATCTTCGGCGGGTACGGCTACGTCAAGGACTATCCGGTGGAGCGGTATTTCCGTGACGCAAAGGTCACGGAGATCTACGAGGGTACGTCTGAGATCCAGCGCATTGTCATCGCCCGCGAGCTCTACGCCCATGATTGA
- a CDS encoding 3-hydroxybutyryl-CoA dehydrogenase, which produces MEERVVVVGAGQMGNGIAHVFAQSGYPVTMIDVSREALERGQATIRKNLDRQVKKGTISAEASAETLGRVELSEKLESAKDATLIVEAATENKDLKFRVFGDLDKIAGPHAILASNTSSISITEIARHTNRPEKIVGMHFMNPVPVMKLVEIIRGLATSDETTSSVVELSRKLGKTPVQVNDYPGFVSNRVLMPMINEAVYCLMEGVGEAEAIDQVMTLGMNHPMGPLALADLIGLDTCVAILEVLRDGLGDPKYGPCPLLRKYVAAGWLGRKTGRGFYTYQ; this is translated from the coding sequence ATGGAGGAGCGAGTTGTCGTCGTCGGAGCCGGGCAAATGGGAAACGGCATCGCGCACGTGTTCGCGCAATCGGGATATCCGGTGACGATGATCGACGTCTCCCGTGAGGCGCTCGAGCGCGGCCAGGCCACGATCCGGAAAAATCTCGACCGCCAGGTGAAAAAAGGAACGATCTCCGCGGAAGCCTCAGCGGAAACGCTCGGACGAGTGGAGCTGAGTGAGAAGCTGGAGAGTGCGAAAGATGCGACGCTCATCGTCGAGGCCGCGACGGAGAACAAGGATCTCAAGTTCAGAGTCTTCGGCGACCTCGACAAAATCGCCGGGCCTCACGCCATACTGGCCAGCAATACGAGCTCGATCTCCATCACCGAGATTGCGCGCCATACCAACCGTCCCGAAAAGATCGTCGGGATGCATTTCATGAATCCCGTGCCGGTAATGAAGCTCGTTGAAATCATCCGTGGCCTGGCTACTTCGGACGAGACGACGAGCAGCGTCGTGGAGCTGAGTCGCAAGCTTGGCAAGACACCCGTTCAGGTGAACGACTACCCGGGCTTCGTGTCGAATCGCGTGCTCATGCCGATGATCAACGAGGCCGTGTACTGCCTGATGGAAGGGGTTGGCGAGGCGGAAGCTATCGATCAGGTAATGACTCTGGGGATGAATCATCCAATGGGTCCGCTCGCTCTCGCGGACCTGATCGGCCTGGATACCTGCGTCGCGATTCTCGAGGTGTTACGCGACGGCCTCGGCGATCCGAAGTATGGTCCGTGCCCGCTTCTCAGGAAGTACGTGGCAGCAGGCTGGCTCGGCCGAAAAACGGGCCGCGGGTTCTACACTTATCAATGA
- a CDS encoding type II CAAX endopeptidase family protein has protein sequence MNGSALLLTPDGRLRAPWRILLFMVVLFMAVAVTITLEAFLDSAALAAGYRPLVSEWGFALGAVIATAALLFWVDNKSWDYVGLGAHAASPRLLARYALLGALAIALPSLLLMAMGQLRAVPAAPGSWWAATGLTFANLLPAAVGEELLLRGYIFAALRESIGWRWTLIATSIVFGLFHVPNPGADAESVLLVMLAGFFLGAVLLATGSLYATIAVHFAWNWVMAAGLHTPVSGIPVLAPDYRVVDAGPDWLTGGGWGPEGGLGAAVSMFAVVIYIYARRLRRLEK, from the coding sequence ATGAACGGCAGTGCTCTGCTGCTCACGCCGGACGGCCGCCTCCGTGCTCCGTGGCGGATCCTCCTGTTCATGGTCGTGCTGTTCATGGCCGTCGCTGTCACGATCACGCTCGAGGCCTTTCTCGACAGCGCCGCACTCGCCGCCGGCTACCGGCCGCTTGTCTCGGAGTGGGGCTTTGCGCTTGGCGCGGTAATAGCAACTGCCGCATTGCTTTTCTGGGTCGACAACAAATCGTGGGATTACGTCGGCCTTGGCGCGCACGCGGCGAGCCCGCGATTGCTCGCACGCTATGCGCTTCTGGGGGCGCTGGCGATCGCACTACCGTCGCTGCTCCTGATGGCAATGGGACAGTTACGCGCTGTTCCCGCCGCTCCTGGAAGCTGGTGGGCTGCAACCGGCCTGACCTTTGCCAATCTTCTTCCAGCGGCGGTAGGCGAGGAGCTTCTGCTTCGTGGCTACATCTTCGCGGCGCTTCGCGAATCGATCGGCTGGCGGTGGACCCTCATTGCGACAAGCATAGTTTTCGGGTTGTTTCACGTTCCGAATCCGGGAGCGGATGCGGAATCGGTTCTCCTCGTCATGCTTGCCGGATTCTTTCTGGGCGCGGTGCTGCTTGCGACGGGGAGTCTTTACGCGACAATCGCCGTGCATTTCGCCTGGAACTGGGTGATGGCAGCGGGACTCCACACGCCCGTGAGCGGGATTCCGGTTCTGGCCCCGGATTATCGGGTGGTCGATGCGGGACCCGACTGGCTGACTGGTGGCGGGTGGGGGCCGGAAGGTGGACTGGGGGCTGCGGTCTCGATGTTCGCGGTTGTGATCTACATCTACGCGCGGCGCCTGCGGCGCCTGGAGAAATGA
- a CDS encoding acetyl-CoA C-acetyltransferase, whose product MPDKSRTPVIVSAARTPIGKFLGGLSALSAPELGAIAIREALRRANVAPDAVNEVIMGQVIQGGTGQAPARQAALKAGVPATVSAVTINKVCGSGLKSVMLAAQSIKAGDNQVIVAGGQESMSNAPYYVYGMRNGVKLGDQQMVDGMIKDGLWCSSCNVHMGRHAEHTARKAGVTREDQDAFAEASHRKAIEAIEAGRFKDEIVAVKITTKKGTTVVDTDESPRKDTTMNTLAKLRPAFPGKGDNADLSVTAGNASSLNDGASACVVVSEEYAEANGLEILGRITAYATGATEPEELFFAPIFAVQNLMKKTGQSIGDFDLIEANEAFASQAIADGTGLGWDWKRVNVNGGAIALGHPIGASGARVLTTLLYAMKDRGARTGLATLCLGGGDAVALSVERTS is encoded by the coding sequence ATGCCTGATAAATCCCGGACCCCTGTAATCGTCTCCGCTGCGCGAACGCCTATTGGAAAATTTCTCGGCGGGCTCTCGGCACTTTCGGCGCCAGAGCTGGGAGCAATCGCGATTCGGGAAGCCCTTCGCCGCGCGAATGTCGCGCCCGACGCGGTAAACGAAGTCATCATGGGGCAGGTAATTCAGGGTGGAACAGGCCAGGCGCCCGCGCGGCAAGCCGCGCTGAAAGCTGGAGTGCCGGCCACCGTCTCGGCTGTCACCATAAACAAGGTCTGCGGATCCGGCCTCAAGTCAGTGATGCTGGCAGCGCAGTCGATCAAAGCGGGCGACAACCAGGTCATCGTCGCCGGCGGACAGGAATCGATGTCCAACGCTCCCTACTATGTGTATGGAATGCGAAACGGTGTGAAGCTCGGCGACCAGCAGATGGTCGACGGCATGATAAAGGATGGACTGTGGTGCTCGTCGTGCAACGTCCATATGGGCCGCCATGCGGAGCATACAGCGAGAAAGGCCGGCGTAACACGAGAGGATCAGGACGCGTTCGCGGAGGCATCGCACAGGAAAGCGATCGAGGCGATCGAGGCCGGCAGGTTCAAGGACGAGATCGTCGCCGTAAAGATCACGACGAAGAAAGGCACGACCGTCGTGGACACCGACGAGAGCCCCCGGAAGGACACCACAATGAATACGCTCGCCAAGCTTCGGCCGGCTTTTCCGGGAAAAGGGGACAACGCCGACCTTTCGGTAACGGCGGGCAACGCATCGAGTCTGAACGACGGCGCGTCCGCCTGCGTCGTCGTCTCCGAAGAGTACGCGGAAGCGAATGGCCTGGAGATTCTCGGCCGCATCACCGCGTACGCGACTGGCGCCACCGAGCCGGAGGAGCTGTTCTTCGCCCCGATCTTCGCGGTGCAGAACCTGATGAAGAAAACCGGGCAGAGCATTGGCGATTTCGATCTCATCGAGGCAAACGAAGCTTTCGCGTCGCAGGCAATTGCCGACGGTACTGGTCTCGGCTGGGACTGGAAGCGTGTGAACGTAAACGGTGGCGCGATCGCGCTTGGACATCCAATCGGAGCAAGCGGTGCGCGGGTGCTGACCACGCTGCTCTACGCCATGAAGGATCGCGGAGCCCGCACCGGACTGGCCACGCTCTGCCTTGGTGGTGGCGACGCGGTCGCATTGAGTGTCGAGCGCACCAGCTAG
- a CDS encoding sensor histidine kinase, translating into MTYPRLLAANLADALRGSREDLVARWLERINARVTLKREDIFPTDDLLNHVPLLIDGVADYLENPESDLNENAPVVAKAMELGALRHSQGFDAYQILKEHEILGAILCAFVLESVDSGRITGTPRDLLLSWQRISHALELMRQATTMQFLRLSGDRIKDRESRLRRFNRMVSHELKNRVGAISGAGHLLQEPWLKENERADFQQIIVENARSLQQLMGNLEALSRIESDSRQRRNVLLPQATAEAVRQLRTQSQAKGIDVRIADDLPPIEVDAAATELCLVNYISNAIKYSDPSKSDRWVEISANFDFGGGPSGSGELVVLVRDNGIGVPVGSRAELFRQFYRAHEETVTDVDGSGLGLNIVRETVESLGGRAWAEFPETGGAVFAFSLPSRREEDAAAAGTRRLGEAPE; encoded by the coding sequence GTGACCTATCCACGGTTGCTCGCCGCCAACCTTGCCGACGCGCTGCGAGGCTCGCGAGAAGACCTGGTCGCGCGCTGGCTCGAGAGAATCAACGCCCGCGTGACCCTAAAGCGGGAAGACATCTTCCCAACCGACGATCTGCTCAATCACGTCCCTCTGCTGATCGACGGAGTGGCGGATTATCTGGAGAATCCGGAGAGCGACCTGAATGAAAACGCCCCTGTGGTCGCGAAGGCCATGGAGCTGGGTGCCCTGCGGCACTCGCAGGGGTTCGACGCTTACCAGATACTCAAGGAGCACGAGATCCTGGGCGCCATACTCTGCGCGTTCGTGCTGGAAAGTGTCGACAGTGGAAGGATCACCGGCACGCCACGCGATCTGCTGCTGAGCTGGCAGCGTATCTCACATGCCCTCGAGCTGATGAGGCAGGCTACGACGATGCAGTTCCTCAGGCTCTCGGGGGACCGCATCAAGGATCGCGAATCGAGATTGCGTCGCTTCAATCGAATGGTGTCGCACGAATTGAAGAATCGAGTCGGGGCCATTAGCGGGGCCGGCCACCTGCTTCAGGAGCCCTGGCTCAAGGAAAACGAGCGAGCCGACTTCCAGCAGATAATCGTCGAGAATGCCCGCAGCCTGCAGCAGCTCATGGGCAACCTCGAAGCACTCTCGCGTATCGAGTCCGATTCGCGGCAACGCCGCAACGTGCTGCTGCCTCAGGCGACAGCCGAAGCTGTGAGACAGTTGCGCACTCAGTCGCAGGCAAAAGGCATCGACGTGCGGATCGCTGACGACCTTCCGCCCATCGAGGTGGACGCTGCGGCGACTGAGCTTTGCCTGGTGAACTACATCTCGAATGCGATCAAATACTCCGACCCGTCGAAATCCGATCGATGGGTGGAGATCTCGGCAAACTTCGACTTCGGCGGCGGGCCGAGTGGTTCTGGCGAGCTTGTCGTTCTTGTACGGGATAACGGCATCGGCGTGCCGGTGGGATCGAGGGCCGAGCTGTTCCGACAGTTCTACCGCGCCCACGAAGAAACCGTCACCGACGTCGATGGATCCGGGCTTGGTCTGAACATAGTACGGGAGACTGTCGAATCACTCGGGGGTCGCGCATGGGCCGAGTTTCCGGAGACCGGCGGGGCGGTGTTCGCCTTCTCGCTTCCTTCAAGGCGGGAAGAGGATGCCGCGGCCGCCGGAACCCGTCGCCTGGGGGAAGCGCCCGAATAA
- a CDS encoding VWA domain-containing protein: MSEPEDVVLEGAHAATSYVAALWRRHTAGTPQLELADVRKRLEWLTVALYGDVPPIVAAESRARPSLAARVARRIPRHLLEEAAIPSTDGERIRLPRTIEINNAAASYDFYRLMAIEQAARARRGTADLLEATFSLELQDLFELSEAVAVDHALTRDVPGLVPVLIEGRRIARALRPRLSLLTPRERQVESMLRLVLESHPASPPPGMALAAAPMHSLLWATHEAKSLESLPGRYRGLPSVILWGRATRPAARPAGTPTAPDDHDKIARSERTRTMRRRPSVRPAEEGEDDVSMGMSMIQLDDPQQHVEDPGGLQRPADRDENADADDLADSLSELPEARLVTRPGIASEILLSEDPPASRPHVITRSRDASGISYPEWDWRTAAYRPAHAVVRESVAFVGDSSWVASVLRKRAREIREVRRQFERLRSQRLRLGRQLDGEDVDISAYVTSQADVCAGLSSDDHLYQSVRRGRRDIAVSILVDISGSTDSWLSDNRRVIEVEKEALVLVCEALDAIGDRYSVSAFSGEGPRGVSVLLVKGYHERYDEAARRRIAGLEHDRYTRLGAAIRHVTGSLMRESARHRLLLVLSDGKPNDIDEYEGRYGIEDTRQAVAEVRLQGAHPFCVTVDRDAPVYIQRTFGPGAYSVLRRPDTLPQSLVQVVRRLLNS, from the coding sequence ATGTCAGAGCCCGAAGACGTAGTCCTCGAGGGAGCCCACGCAGCGACGTCATATGTGGCCGCGCTCTGGCGCAGACACACGGCCGGAACTCCACAGCTCGAGCTGGCAGACGTCCGAAAGCGACTCGAGTGGCTCACTGTGGCGCTGTACGGGGACGTGCCTCCAATCGTCGCCGCAGAGTCACGCGCAAGACCTTCGCTTGCTGCGCGAGTGGCGCGCCGTATTCCTCGCCATCTTCTCGAGGAAGCGGCGATTCCAAGTACCGATGGCGAGCGGATCCGCCTTCCCCGAACCATTGAAATCAATAATGCGGCTGCCAGCTACGATTTCTATCGGTTGATGGCAATCGAGCAGGCCGCTCGAGCCCGCCGCGGAACTGCGGACCTCCTCGAGGCGACATTTTCACTCGAGCTTCAGGATTTGTTTGAGCTGAGCGAGGCCGTGGCAGTCGATCATGCGCTGACTCGCGATGTTCCGGGTCTCGTGCCTGTGCTGATCGAGGGCCGGCGGATCGCGCGTGCGCTGCGGCCTCGGCTTTCACTGCTCACGCCGCGCGAGCGTCAGGTCGAATCGATGCTCCGTCTGGTGCTCGAGTCGCATCCCGCGAGCCCCCCACCGGGAATGGCGCTCGCGGCTGCACCGATGCATTCGCTGCTGTGGGCAACTCACGAGGCGAAGAGTCTCGAGTCGCTGCCCGGTCGTTATCGAGGGCTCCCATCTGTGATCCTGTGGGGAAGGGCGACGCGGCCGGCGGCACGTCCCGCTGGTACGCCCACGGCGCCGGACGATCACGACAAGATCGCGAGGTCCGAACGGACGCGCACGATGCGACGCCGGCCATCCGTGCGACCGGCGGAGGAAGGAGAGGACGACGTGTCGATGGGAATGTCGATGATCCAGCTCGACGATCCGCAGCAGCACGTCGAGGACCCCGGAGGACTGCAGCGACCCGCCGATCGGGACGAAAACGCTGACGCAGACGACCTCGCGGATTCGCTCTCGGAGCTGCCCGAAGCTCGTCTCGTCACGCGACCTGGAATCGCTTCAGAGATACTGCTGAGCGAGGACCCACCCGCTTCGCGCCCTCACGTTATTACTCGGTCACGCGACGCCAGCGGCATTTCCTATCCGGAATGGGATTGGCGGACTGCGGCATATCGACCGGCACACGCGGTGGTGCGGGAATCCGTCGCCTTCGTCGGAGACTCGAGTTGGGTTGCCTCGGTGTTGCGCAAACGCGCGCGTGAGATTCGTGAAGTTCGGCGTCAGTTCGAGCGCTTGCGATCACAGCGGCTGAGGCTTGGCCGGCAGCTTGACGGTGAGGATGTCGACATTTCCGCGTATGTGACCTCGCAGGCCGACGTCTGTGCGGGATTGTCATCGGACGATCACCTGTACCAGTCGGTTCGCCGGGGTCGAAGGGATATCGCCGTAAGCATCCTCGTGGATATCAGCGGTTCAACCGACAGTTGGCTGTCCGACAATCGCCGCGTCATCGAGGTCGAAAAAGAGGCTCTTGTTCTAGTTTGCGAGGCCCTCGACGCCATCGGCGATCGTTACAGCGTTTCTGCATTTTCAGGTGAGGGCCCTCGTGGAGTATCCGTTCTTCTGGTGAAAGGCTACCACGAACGGTATGACGAGGCCGCTCGCCGCCGCATCGCCGGTCTCGAGCACGATCGCTACACCCGGCTCGGTGCGGCTATCCGTCACGTCACGGGTTCGTTGATGCGCGAGAGTGCTCGTCATCGCCTGCTTCTTGTTTTGTCGGACGGAAAGCCGAACGACATTGACGAGTACGAAGGCAGGTATGGAATCGAGGATACACGGCAGGCCGTCGCTGAGGTTCGGCTGCAGGGAGCGCATCCTTTCTGCGTGACGGTTGATCGCGACGCACCCGTCTACATCCAGCGAACTTTCGGGCCGGGAGCCTATTCCGTACTGCGCCGTCCGGATACCCTTCCACAATCGCTGGTGCAAGTCGTTCGGCGTCTTCTCAACTCATAG